The following proteins come from a genomic window of Mycobacterium sp. DL:
- a CDS encoding SGNH/GDSL hydrolase family protein, which yields MLGYTRYVALGDSQTEGLWDGDDAAGLAGFADRLAVLLDGHQPGLQYANLAVRGKQIHDVLVDQLPRATAMRADLITVCIGMNDVTRPGPGFDGALAQLDELYARLADSEATVVTTTFPDLARILPIGRVLARRVLQINSRIRDGADRHGFRLVDLHQAPSMTQPDTWSVDRVHGSTKGHMLFAAAAAEALGLPGSSHDWAQIDPGSAAPSFRTRTCSQVLWTQNMLMPWLWRHVRGRSAGNDRGPRRPVLQPLTG from the coding sequence GTGCTCGGGTACACCCGGTATGTCGCGTTGGGCGACAGCCAGACCGAAGGACTCTGGGACGGCGACGACGCCGCCGGACTGGCCGGTTTCGCCGACCGGCTGGCTGTGCTGCTCGACGGTCATCAGCCGGGATTGCAGTATGCGAATCTTGCGGTGCGCGGCAAGCAGATTCACGATGTGCTCGTCGATCAGCTGCCCAGGGCGACGGCGATGCGCGCGGATCTGATCACCGTCTGCATCGGGATGAACGACGTGACCCGCCCGGGCCCCGGATTCGACGGGGCGCTGGCACAACTGGACGAGCTCTATGCGCGGCTCGCCGACTCGGAGGCCACGGTGGTGACGACGACGTTCCCGGACCTGGCGAGGATCCTGCCTATCGGGCGGGTCCTCGCCAGACGGGTCCTACAGATCAACAGCCGGATCCGCGACGGTGCCGACCGGCACGGATTCCGCCTCGTCGACCTCCATCAGGCACCGTCGATGACTCAGCCGGACACCTGGAGCGTGGACCGGGTACACGGTTCGACGAAGGGGCACATGCTGTTTGCGGCGGCTGCCGCCGAGGCGCTCGGTCTGCCGGGCAGCAGCCACGATTGGGCGCAGATCGATCCGGGGTCCGCGGCCCCCTCCTTTCGGACGCGGACCTGTTCGCAGGTGCTGTGGACACAGAACATGCTGATGCCGTGGCTCTGGCGACATGTCCGCGGCCGGTCCGCCGGAAACGACCGCGGGCCGCGGCGGCCGGTGCTGCAACCGCTGACGGGCTAG
- a CDS encoding nuclear transport factor 2 family protein gives MPTTRADLLATAHRSLAAAGSHDRDGWIGLFTTDGRVEDPVGSQPHRGHVALGRFYDTFIGPRSITHRPDVDIVVGNTVIRDVELEIVMASTLTMQVPTYIRYDLRTDRDELRVAGLSAYWELPTMIGQFARGGIGAVPAGIALGRSMFANQGLSGSLGFLSGFRGVGSGAKGLFSRFLDQACSGDEIGVHRLAADIPITLGEDEALTTSDLVKNLSGGAWDKLIQSGRSVAARVDRDGARSVVIADFAAERVAMSRVRVFGEIA, from the coding sequence ATGCCCACGACACGAGCGGACCTGTTGGCCACGGCGCACCGGTCGCTGGCCGCGGCCGGATCGCATGACCGGGACGGCTGGATCGGCTTGTTCACCACTGACGGTCGAGTCGAGGATCCGGTGGGTTCCCAGCCACACCGGGGGCACGTGGCCCTCGGTCGCTTCTACGACACCTTCATCGGGCCGCGTTCCATCACCCACCGCCCGGACGTCGACATCGTCGTGGGCAACACCGTGATCCGCGACGTCGAACTCGAGATCGTGATGGCCTCGACGCTGACGATGCAGGTACCCACCTACATCCGCTACGACCTGCGGACCGATCGTGACGAGCTGAGAGTCGCCGGACTGTCCGCGTACTGGGAGCTGCCGACGATGATCGGACAGTTCGCGCGCGGCGGCATCGGTGCGGTGCCTGCCGGAATCGCGCTCGGCAGAAGCATGTTCGCCAACCAGGGACTGTCCGGCAGCCTCGGATTTCTCAGCGGATTCCGGGGCGTCGGCTCCGGGGCCAAGGGGCTGTTCTCGCGTTTCCTGGACCAGGCGTGCAGCGGCGACGAGATCGGTGTCCATCGACTGGCGGCCGACATCCCCATCACCCTGGGCGAGGACGAGGCACTGACCACATCGGACCTGGTCAAAAATCTCTCCGGCGGTGCGTGGGACAAGCTCATCCAGTCAGGACGTTCGGTTGCGGCCCGCGTCGACCGCGACGGCGCTCGCAGCGTGGTCATCGCCGACTTCGCCGCCGAGCGCGTCGCGATGTCCCGGGTCCGGGTGTTCGGCGAAATCGCCTGA
- a CDS encoding cytochrome P450 produces MSVYYDPYDVTITADPYPTYARLRDEAPLYYNDRYGFWALSRHADVENALSNWEVFSNSRSDILELVTSDFDMPRGVMMFTDPPVHTMLRGLMSRVFTPRRMAEIEDQIRRYCVNCLDPLVGSDGFDIIGELASMMPMRVIGMLLGIPESEQVSVRDANDANLRTRPGAPMKVMNPDKIADGSIYADYVDWRSANPSDDLMTALLNVEFEDEHGVVRKLTRKEVLHYTQVVAGAGNETTGRLIGWLAKVLAEHPDQRREIVEDRSLLLRAVDETLRFEPTGPHVARYMAGDFDCHGTTVPAGAPMLLLFGAANRDERRYERPDTFDIHRDNISHLTFGKGVHYCLGANLARLEGRVALDELLTRWPEWDIERDTARLAPTSTVRGWEYLRVLVG; encoded by the coding sequence GTGTCGGTGTACTACGACCCCTACGACGTGACGATCACCGCAGATCCGTATCCCACGTACGCGCGACTTCGCGACGAAGCGCCGCTGTACTACAACGACCGGTACGGCTTCTGGGCACTGTCGCGGCACGCGGACGTCGAGAATGCGCTGTCGAACTGGGAAGTGTTCTCCAACAGCCGCAGCGACATCTTGGAACTGGTCACCTCGGACTTCGACATGCCCCGCGGCGTGATGATGTTCACCGATCCCCCCGTCCACACGATGTTGCGCGGGCTGATGTCGCGGGTGTTCACACCCAGGCGGATGGCCGAGATCGAAGACCAGATCCGGCGGTACTGCGTCAACTGTCTGGATCCGCTGGTGGGCTCGGACGGATTCGACATCATCGGCGAGTTGGCCTCGATGATGCCGATGCGGGTCATCGGCATGCTGCTGGGCATCCCGGAGTCAGAACAGGTGTCGGTACGCGATGCCAACGATGCCAACCTGCGGACCAGGCCGGGCGCTCCGATGAAGGTGATGAACCCCGACAAGATCGCCGACGGCAGCATCTATGCCGACTATGTCGACTGGCGATCGGCCAACCCGTCCGACGATCTGATGACTGCGCTGCTCAACGTCGAGTTCGAGGACGAACACGGTGTTGTGCGCAAGCTGACCCGCAAAGAGGTGCTGCACTACACCCAGGTGGTCGCGGGAGCGGGAAACGAGACCACCGGCCGACTGATCGGATGGCTCGCGAAAGTGCTGGCCGAACATCCGGACCAGCGCCGCGAGATCGTCGAGGACCGGTCGCTACTGCTGCGGGCCGTCGACGAGACGCTGCGGTTCGAACCCACCGGGCCGCACGTGGCCCGATACATGGCCGGCGACTTCGACTGCCACGGGACGACCGTCCCGGCCGGCGCGCCGATGCTGCTGTTGTTCGGCGCGGCCAACCGAGACGAGCGCCGCTACGAGCGACCCGACACGTTCGACATCCACCGCGACAACATCAGCCACCTCACCTTCGGCAAGGGCGTGCACTACTGCCTGGGTGCGAATCTGGCACGCCTCGAGGGTCGGGTGGCCCTCGACGAACTGCTCACCCGCTGGCCGGAGTGGGACATCGAGCGCGACACCGCACGGTTGGCGCCGACGTCGACGGTTCGCGGCTGGGAGTATCTGCGGGTCCTGGTCGGCTGA
- a CDS encoding MmpS family protein produces the protein MIGLAKKVWLPLLIVFVVVVAGMTVSRIRTFFGSEGIIETPRNFADLPEPYDPKEVRYEISGSGSYADINYLDLDAKPQRVDGAALPWSLLLSTTEPSAAPNIVAQGDGGTITCRIFVDDELKDERTTDGLNAQTFCFVKSA, from the coding sequence GTGATCGGGCTCGCCAAAAAGGTGTGGCTGCCGCTGCTCATCGTATTCGTGGTGGTGGTGGCGGGGATGACGGTGTCGCGGATCCGGACGTTCTTCGGTTCCGAGGGCATCATCGAGACGCCGCGCAATTTCGCCGACCTGCCTGAACCGTACGACCCGAAGGAGGTCCGCTACGAGATCTCCGGCAGTGGGTCCTACGCCGACATCAACTACCTCGACCTGGACGCCAAGCCCCAGCGCGTCGACGGTGCGGCGTTGCCGTGGTCGCTGCTGCTGAGCACCACCGAACCGTCGGCCGCCCCGAACATCGTCGCGCAAGGTGACGGCGGAACCATCACCTGCCGGATCTTCGTCGACGACGAACTGAAGGACGAGAGAACCACCGACGGCTTGAACGCCCAGACCTTCTGTTTTGTGAAGTCCGCATGA